A DNA window from Falco naumanni isolate bFalNau1 chromosome Z, bFalNau1.pat, whole genome shotgun sequence contains the following coding sequences:
- the GAS1 gene encoding growth arrest-specific protein 1, producing the protein MVARSPARHGGGGGGRWPRPAAWLWLAAALGAVWPPRGSLVQGRRLICWQAVLQCQGEPECSYAYNQYAEACAPVLLQQAPAGGGGDGPAAAASSAASSRRRCPSHCIAALIQLNHTRRGPALEDCDCAQDENCRATKRAIEPCLPRTSSPAAGGPGGPGGGPGGGPGGGVMGCTEARRRCDWDSRCSLALNRYMTYCGKLFNGLRCTPECRAVIEDMLAVPKAVLLNDCVCDGLERPICESVKENMARLCFGADMGGNGAGSSGGSDGGLEEYYDEDYEEEPSQKGRDDAEDNAGSEPGFPVPADSAGPPAAAAWALLASLLLPLLPRL; encoded by the coding sequence aTGGTGGCCCGCTCGCCCGCTCGGCacggaggcggcggcgggggccgctgGCCGCGTCCGGCCGCCTGGCTGTggctggcggcggcgctgggcgcCGTGTGGCCGCCGCGGGGCTCGCTGGTGCAGGGCCGGCGGCTGATCTGCTGGCAGGCGGTGCTGCAGTGTCAGGGGGAGCCCGAGTGCAGCTACGCTTACAACCAGTACGCCGAGGCGTGCGCCCCggtgctcctgcagcaggcGCCGGCGGGAGGCGGTGGGGACGGGCCGGCGGCCGCTGCAAGCTCCGCCGCCTCCTCCAGGCGGCGGTGCCCCAGCCACTGCATCGCGGCCCTCATCCAGCTCAACCACacccggcgcggcccggcgcTGGAGGACTGCGACTGCGCGCAGGACGAGAACTGCCGCGCCACCAAGCGCGCCATcgagccctgcctgccccgcaCCAGCAGCCCGGcggccggcggccccggcggtcccggcggcggccccggcggcggccccggcggcggcgtCATGGGCTGCACGGAGGCGCGGCGGCGCTGCGACTGGGACAGCCGCTGCAGCCTGGCGCTCAACCGCTACATGACCTACTGCGGGAAGCTGTTCAACGGGCTGCGCTGCACGCCGGAGTGCCGCGCCGTCATCGAGGACATGCTGGCCGTGCCCAAGGCCGTGCTGCTCAACGACTGCGTCTGCGACGGGCTGGAGCGGCCTATCTGCGAGTCGGTCAAGGAGAACATGGCCCGCCTCTGCTTCGGCGCGGACATGGGCGGCAACGGCGCCGGCAGCAGCGGCGGCTCGGACGGCGGCCTGGAGGAGTACTACGACGAGGACTACGAGGAGGAGCCGAGCCAGAAGGGGAGGGACGACGCGGAGGACAATGCGGGCTCCGAGCCCGGCTTCCCCGTGCCAGCGGATAGCGCtggcccgcccgccgccgcggcctGGGCGCTGCTGGCCTCCCTCttgctgccgctgctgccgcgGCTCTAG